AGACGTGGAAACATGTTTGCTTTTTCAGGTATGGATGTTTATGGCTACCTGATGGCCCGTGAGGGACACCTGGAGGATGTTGAAGTCTTGGGAGGTCGATTATTCAATATATCTGATCAGCACGCTGAACCGTGGGTGATCTCTGGGTGAGTAGTCTCACTTTTCTCAGACAAAATCTCTCTCATGTAATTTCCGTGTTTTATATCATTAAACTTTTCAATTTGCGTTGTTCAGTTGTCACAGTTTTTATAGCAAGCGTTACTCCCGGGCTCTCTACCTGGGAGCCAAGGCCATCCAGCTGAACAGCAACAGTGTTCAGGCACTGCTGCTGAAGGGTGCGGCGCTGAGAAACATGGGCCGAGTTCAGGAAGCCATCATCCATTTCAGAGAGGCCATGCGTTTGGCACCCTGCCGCCTTGACTGCTATGAAGGTAGGCTtacttttatctttttcttggctcttcagattgttttttttttttcgcttgCAATAACTAAGTATTAATGACTCCAGGTTTAATTGACTGTTATCTGGCATCCAATGGGATTCGTGAGGCTATGGGAATGGCTAACAACATCTATAAGACTTTAGGAGCCAATGCACAGACTCTGACCATCCTCGCCACAGTGTGTCTGGAAGACCCAGTGACTCAGGAGAAAGCCAAAACCCTTTTAGACAAGGCACTGGCCCAGAGACCTGACTACACCAAGGCTGTAGTTAAGAAGGCTGAACTCCTCAGTACGTACAGCAAAAAAGACTCTAAGTACTTCTGTTTTCCTCCTTTCCCCAATGATAAATAAATCTACAGTTTAATGACTTGAAGGGAGGAAAAAGAAGCTTCACATACAGATGAGATGAAAttgttgcttttgcttttttcttgtttgaagGCCGGGAACAGAAATATGAAGAAGGGATCGCTCTCCTGCGGAACGCCTTGGCCAATCAAAGTGACTGTGTCCTGCACAGGATGCTGGGAGATTTCCTGGTGGCGGTCAATGATTACCAAGAAGCCATGGACCAGTACAGTATAGCATTAAGGTAAACACTGGTTATTGATCCTGGGAAAACGCTGTCATAAAATCTAGTAAGTATTTTTTATGAATTTAACACTGTATGGTTTTCTGTCCTAAGCCTGGATCCCAATGACCAGAAATCATTAGAAGGCatgcagaagatggagaaggaGGAGAGCCCCACAGACGCCACGGTGGAGCTGGATGGTGACGACATGGAAGGCAGCGGGGAGGACGGCGATCTTGAGGGCAGTGACAGTGAGGCGGCTCAGTGGGCCGATCAGGAACAGTGGTTTGGTATGCAGTGACTCCGGTCCACTGACAGACGGTCTGTCAGTATCACACGGCAGCCCACGGGAAGCCTTCAGCCATGAGGGCTGTCAGACGGAACAAGACGAAGGTTGTACTGCATGTTTAACCCCCGTGATCTCTGAGGTTATTGCCAAGCGATGTTGCCAACCTAAAGACGACAACACGGCTAAGACCTTAAATACAACAATTAATGCTTGCGCCCCTGGATGAACTGATGCTCAACTTTGCAGTACAGCTACAGGAAGCCGTCAGAATCTTTATTAAAATGCAGCTTGATGCAGAActccagtctttttttttttctttttttttttgccccaaTGCCATTTCCCATCAGTCTGACAGTCTCAGCAGTGTCACTCTGAGGTCTGTTAAATGCATGGCATCATAAATCCAGGAATCACCCAAAGTTCTTATATTACCTTGTCTATTTGTGCACCCTTCTTGCCTGTCAGCCAGTTCAGAATACACCTaagagacattaaaaataaaaaagactatttatttatattgagTTGTGTATCCTGTATTGAGAGGTTGTTCCCAGGAATGGAGGATGCAAGTAAATGAGCAGCTGAAGTTTGATTAAAATTAGACGGTGATTCAGTAAACTGTGGTTTGAAGTTTAAAACAATGACTGGAGTTACTTATGACTtgtgtaatatttttattttgggaCATGTTTACCACAAAGGAGGCATTGGGTGGGTGTCAAAGTGTCACAATAAAGGTCACACATATACCAGAAGTGACATTGAATTTCTGCTGCTCTTTAAAATCTGTTGTATGAATTTCTAAAACCTGTTTTTGTGTCATGTAATAGTTCagcttatttgtgtgtgtttgtgttgtccATTAGGTCTGCCTTCTgtatcaaaacaaaataacataacttggaatattttagtttatcatttcaaaacaaaactttatagtattttgtacatatttttaaaatgtataataaaataatgaaacactTGACATGCACAGAGCTGTTTCTAAAGTCATCCCACTTATAAATTACCATCACCAGGTGATCAGTGCGTTCATTCTCTCTTCCATATCTCTGCTCAGTGGGAGGGTGAAGGAGCAAAAACAGCTCAACAGGGTACATTCATAGACCCACAATGAACAGTAAGCAAATAAAAGTTACCAAACACATTAAAGTTGAGCTGATTGAATAGGTgatgctttattttgaaaatcctaAGGCTTCTTCCGCTCTGCTCTAGCTGTGCAGGAGGGATTTCAAATGGAGTGTGTCTTGGGGGCTGAATTTAAGGTGGACTGTGGAGTCTCACTAAATATTTGCACAAGGGTCCTCACACATTCCTCCAAAACAAGGAATATAAAACTATGCACATTTTCTGTTAGgttaatctttattttgaaaatcatttcttttatttcataaaaatagtttttccTCACATTTAGGTTAGTTTTAgagtaaaatttattttaacagGCTTGGGTCAGATACACAGTGGGATGAGATGCTAAGCTGAAACACATTAATTCAAATGTTGATTCACATCCCTTCCCTTTGTTCAATTCCAGCTGCTTCTAATTTCCAGCCAGCATCAGGATCACAGCTGCGTCGAGATCATTCCTAAAAATCCTCAGGCATTTTATAGTATTGAGCACATCTTTTCTGAAGGTGATAATGACCTGACAGCTGGTAGCCAACAGAGATAAATGAAACTGGTGCTCCAGAATGAAGTCATTCTGTTGTGGCCTGTTACAGTCGTCCTGGACAGCAGTAAAACCTCAGTGACAAACTCTTAGTGTATGacagttttaattttatttacctGAAACCAAAGTCCATGTGATACGTTGTACAATCATTTCTGAAAATACAGTACAGCAGTTTGGCAAAAAATGCCAGTGGAGGGACCGCCTGCCGTTAAAAGGGTAAAACATCAGCATCGCTGCACACCTGCCTTCCCAGATTTGGCAAAAAATCTGCTCATCtcagtgtaaagaaaaaagaaaaatctattATCTCATAAAAGTATTTCCTTAGGAAAGATGAACTGTGTTTTTGAACTTATACATAATCTATTACATTTGTCTGGTAAAACAGATGGCTGACTGAGCAGACATGCACCATAGAATAATGTACAACTGACTGTACAAGGTACTAAGCTCTTAGTCTAAAATGAAGGCATGAGGACTGTATGGTAATCTAAGGCTCTTCATGCAGGAGGATGGAAGGACCGATGAGGAGGAACTGGCTAGTTTCCATCAGACATTCATTTATGGGCATTCTGTAAAAATGATGTGTGAACTTTCTGAGCCCCTGTCATCACTTCACTGGCATTCAGCTCTTGTAAGAtgtgctgaaaaacacacatgcacaacacaaaaccaaaccaaagtTTCTGCTAGGAATTTACAGGAGAGATGGGCTTACTTGGCCTTTGCTGtaaagggagaaaaaagaaaagaagaggagacagGAAGAAACAGATGAATGGACACGAGAAATCACAAAACAAGGTAAAAAGCATCTGAGCAGCAGATCATTTCAATGAATTTCAGAGTAATAAAGGCCATGCAATAAAAGGAGGGCAGAAGATTCATACAAAtgcagttcaaaaaagaaatacatacaACATCGTGTCCTGTAACGGTGTGGGGGCGTTTAAATGCCATCATCTCTGCCAGTTGCCCAAACATGCTGCAAGCCTACATTCAAAAATCAGCGGCACCAGCAGTAACACTGAGCCCGTTTAAAAATGCACAAGGTTCCCATTTCTGCTCAGTGTGCATCTGGCACTTAGTGACATTATAAGCTCCTCTTTTTGTACCATTTAAAGTATTTACATGATAAAATACAAGGAGCGGTTATTGCTGTCATTTCGACACGAGCAATGACAGACTGATAAGCTGTGTGTGCAACCACCATACAGACGAGAGCGCGGCAGTAGTTAGCATGCACGTCAAAGTGTACTCACTCTGCAGGTAAATAGGGGGAAGGCGTGGGAAGAAACAACAGTTagcttttcaaattaaaaaacaaaaaacactctcTGGTCTATCGGAGTGTGCATGCAGAAAGGCTACGCTTGAGTAAACGGGTGTGAATGTATGCAGGAAGAAATGAAATGTATAGAGTCTACTTCGTGTTCTATGTACAGATATACAAACGCCTCcgacagcagccaatcagaggtcTGAGCGCCTATCAAACCGTCCACGTTGTGCTCAGTTTGCAAGACTAACAGCTTCTTGGTGCCTTTTTACATATTCAAGTACAGTATGTGCACATTTTACATACATAAAGATTACTGTCGTTAACACACAAAATTAGGACTGAAAACTTAGAATGAATCTCaaaaatttaactttaaaaaaaccaaaaaaaaccaacaacaacccaaaaacaacccccccccacacacacacacacacacacacacacaacacagacaaatGTGTTTTCTTCAAGTAAATAAATTTAACAACAGGCTGTACCAAAAATTTACTCAAAATCAAACTGGTAACATGTCTTTGTCCCCTCTTCCCTCAAATAACAgaggaacacaaaaaaatatatatctatctatatctagaTATAGATcgatatatctatatatagatagatatatcgatatatctctctctctctctctctctatatatatatatgcacattaAAATACATGTGAAGATTTTGACTCTACTGGTGCTTACCTCAACACTTCAAATGATCACATATGAAATGACAGCTTGGACAAATGGGTCATTATGGTCAAATCAGCAGCACTGAGGTAGCTGTGCTCTGCCTAATGCAGAAAATAATGAATGAGTACGATGCACGGACTTCAAATGTGATTCATGCTCGGGCAAATGTATTCTGCTGAAAGTCTTTGCCCCTAAATTAGTATTGAACTAAACTACGCAGTCCTCAGAAATCTCCATTCCCcaaattataaaatattaattattacAGAATAGTAAATAAATTCCCTCTGTACAGCTCAACATGTCGCTCCAACGCAGTGGGCTTCTCTAGCTATTCTCAACGGGGctcaaaacagagaaaagcacAATGGTAACATGGAACATAAATCATGTCGGTAAAATATTACTCGAGCACCGGCCACCCAAAAATATGTGCAAGTCTAAATGTACTTAACAGAGGCGTTCTGACAGCGGTTGGAGAAGGTGTAAATGCTGTTGCTGTAATTTGTTCCGAGTTAATGTAACTGTGTTAGATGTGTGCGTTAATGTCCACTTCACACTGGTGCACAGGGAGGGTAGTGTACTGGAGTCAGTCagggccacaagatggcagacACGTTAGTGTCGGTGCTGTAGATCCACAGCACCAGGggcagggagatggccacaaaggGCCAGGAGATTCCCTCGGCGCATGCAGACAGAGAGCAGCCTTTGCTTGTCGGCTTCTCCAGTTGTTTACCGAATTCCAAGTAGTTCCTGGCCATAAACTTAAGCAGCTCGTCCAGGAGAATGACGGGCATAGAGATCTTCAGCACCATCAACCACTGGGTCATATCCAGAGG
This region of Pelmatolapia mariae isolate MD_Pm_ZW linkage group LG12, Pm_UMD_F_2, whole genome shotgun sequence genomic DNA includes:
- the anapc7 gene encoding anaphase-promoting complex subunit 7 → MNVIDYVRDMAAAGLYSNVRILSSLLLTMSNNNPELFSPAQKYQLLVYHADAIFHDKEYRNAACKYSMALQQKKVLSKTSKVRTSTGGAASNIQAQSLPSEIEVKYKIAECYTILKLDKDAIAVLDGIPSRQRTPKINMMLANLYRKAGQERSAVTSYKEVLRQCPLALDAIIGLLSLSVKGAEVASMTMDAIQSIPNLDWLSVWIKAYAFIHAGDNQRAINTICSLEKKSLLRDNVDLLVSLADVYFRAGDTKNAILKFEQAQMLDPYLIKGMDVYGYLMAREGHLEDVEVLGGRLFNISDQHAEPWVISGCHSFYSKRYSRALYLGAKAIQLNSNSVQALLLKGAALRNMGRVQEAIIHFREAMRLAPCRLDCYEGLIDCYLASNGIREAMGMANNIYKTLGANAQTLTILATVCLEDPVTQEKAKTLLDKALAQRPDYTKAVVKKAELLSREQKYEEGIALLRNALANQSDCVLHRMLGDFLVAVNDYQEAMDQYSIALSLDPNDQKSLEGMQKMEKEESPTDATVELDGDDMEGSGEDGDLEGSDSEAAQWADQEQWFGMQ